ATCTAGAACAATGGGCATACCACATTCCTCGGATTGTCGAACCACCTGCTTCACAATTGACAACGGGACTTCCAAATCCACAGACAATACGGATCCGGGTGGTGCCGATTGAATGGCGTATCTGACTAATTCTTCATCCTCTTTGGACCAGATGCCATTGGCATTCGGAGCCAACATCATCCCTTTTCGTCCGTTGGGTGGAACAATGATGACTGACACACCGGTGGCTTGGTTTTTTATGCTTCGGATGGTGGATACATCGACACCCATTGCCCGCAATGGATGAAGGGCGATTTCCTGAAGTGAATTGGAGCCTACATGGCCTATGCCTCGATTCCCAGATGGCCCAATGAGCAACTAGACCATTAAAGGCCGGGATGGCACGGTACGGTCGAAAAAGTCCAGCAGATGCTTTGTCACGATGTCCGGTTGATCCCACATCAGGAAGTGTCTTGCGTCTTTCACGCGAATCAGTCTCGATTCGTGGATATCATTCACCAGCCGTTCCCCGTAATGGATCGGCTGAAATCGATCCTTCACACCCCAGAGGACAAGTGTGGGAATTCTAATACCGGACAGGAGATGAGTAATCTCCGTCGTCAGATTGGTATTCAGTGCAGCAGCATTTCGTATGAGGGATAGTTTCCCCGTCTCAGTGGTGTAGGGTGCCAACAACCCCTCCAATATGTTCCGGTTCAGGGATGACGCAAATCCGCGTTTTAAGGCTTGTCGAAGCAATCGCACGGCCAGTGAGGCCGATAGTTTCCGATGCGCTTCAGGGTGTCCGAACTGGAGCATCAATTCAATTGGCCAGGAGTCATAACAGACGGTGTTCATGACGATCAGCGCTTCGACTCGTGCGGGGAATAGGGTGGCCATCCTCAACGCCACCCCGCCACCGATATCATGTCCGATGATTGTGGCCCGAGGAATCCCTAATTGTGTCATCCAGGCGGTGATCATGTGTGCCTGGCAGGCAATGGATCGGTCAAAACAATCCGCCTTATCACTAAAACCAAATCCGAGTAAATCGGGAATCAGGACGCGACGGGTTCGCGCCAACTCAGAATAGATACCGTGCCACAGGTAACCCCAGACCGGAATCCCATGAATCAGAATGACCGGGGGACCATCTCCCGCCTCCACATAACTGACAAACCGGTCATTGACCCGGCTGACATTTTGGAGCCGTTGAAATTCGCGCCAGGTCATGTCGATGGTTCCAGGACCGGTGAGGAGAATTCGATGGGAAAGGGAGATCCCTCTAAGTCCTGACGAGATCGCCAATCCAGGGATATCAGCACGATATTGATAATCAGGGGTGGCAAAAGTTGGGTAAAATGAGCGGTCGTCTCAAGGAAGTGTGTGCGTTTCCTACCCAGAATCCTCAACTGATCCTCAGACACAGTCAGTCGAGGAAGCACATGGCTCGCCATCTGTTGAGCCGCTTCCCGCAGTGTTAGCGCGGTTTCCAGGTAAAGAGGGTGGGTGATCACCGGTTTCAACCGATGCCATACTGAACATAAATATTCCGGCCACAATGCCAGCGTGCGATAATCGCTGTTAATGCCGGGTAAACCCAATGTTCGTTGGATATCCCGGAAGGTTCTCCGGAGAGTGGCATCGTCGGGGGTTTCGTCGATCATTTCCATGGGATACATGCGAAGGGGAATGCCTCGTGGAACAAGCTCATGATCCGGTCGTTGGGACTGGAACCCGGGCATGGTTGGGTGTTGGCAGGCGTACTCCACCACGGACGAAATGACCAGGAGCTTGGGATTGATGTAATGATAGAGGTCGAGAGCCGCTTGTATCTGAAAACTCTGACTCTCCCCCAATCCGACGGACGCGGCGGCATCTAACCGAGGAAGTTTCTCCGCAAGGCGGGCAGCTAGCGCCCGGATCTGATTGGATGATTCTTCAAAGAGACGGGTTTCAGCGACCGGTCGAATTGACTCCCATAAGACAGGGAAAAAATTCGGATAGGTGGCCCATGTGCGAAAGTTGAGATTCACTCCCGACACACGAAAGACCTGTTTTATCTCATGAAAAATGCTGTCCAGCTCTTTTTCAGCCTCTTCTTCTGGTATGGGATGGTTTTTCATAATACACGAAAACTCGCATCTGAAGGTATTGTCTGATCTCGTTCCCGGATCATCCCACTCTCCTCCCGAGAATCAAAGTGTGGCCCACGCGCCTGGAATTGACTACTAGCAGAAACCCTGAAATTCCACCGCATGCCAGGGTTTCTGTTAGTTGTTGAACCTTTTGACCTTCCTTATCTTCTAAATTACACTGAGCGACCGTCTACGGCGTGGAAGTGCGTCGTCCACAGAAATGAAGGGAGGCCATGTATGATTATTTCACCAACGACCACACGAGTTGAGGAACATACCGACGATGACATAAATGAGGAAATTTACAACCGCACCCAAAATAATGTCCTGTTGTATGCCTCCGCCGGACCTTCGGCTATCGATCGACGGTTAAGGGAGCTCGAGGTGGAATGGGATATTGAAAGAGTGCTTGAAGCCAATGCAGCCTCATTTTCCCTCATGGGCCTGGCCTTGGGCGCTTTTATTGATCGCCGGTGGTTTATGTTTCCTGCCGCCGTCGCCGGTTTTCTCCTGCAACATGCCATACAAGGTTGGTGCCCGCCGGTTCCCCTGTTTCGGCGAATGGGAATACGGACCACACATGAGATTCAACAGGAACGTCATGCGTTAAAGGCATTGCGGGGAGATTATCGGGACGTGGCCGAAATAGCGGGCCAGGTCAATGGGGCGGACGTGCCGCAAGTGACTCAAGCATTTGAGGCAGCCGGAAATACCTCATCCTCCTGAAGAAGTTAAGAGCATTCTCGAAACATTCATCAGGTATAACTTATGATCATAAAACAGTTTCATGTGGAAAGTTTGGGGCACGCCTCGTATCTTCTCGGTTCGGAAGAAACCGGAGAGTCCCTGGTGTTGGATATCCAGCGGGACGTTGAGCCCTATCTCAAAGAATCCCGCGCTCAGGGGATGACTATTGCGTATGCTCTGGAGACCCATCAACACAATGACTATGTGACGGGAATCCGTGAATTAGCCGAAAGAATTCCTCTTCAATGTTTAGCGGGCCAACATGCCTCACTCGGATATGACGCGCGTCCCATGGCCGATGGGGAACGGTTAACCATGGGCGAAATAGATTTTCACATTCTGCATACGCCGGGACATACACCCGAACACATCAGTGTCCTGGTGACAGACCGCTCCCGGGGGAAAGAACCCGTTCTGCTCCTTTCCGGGGGAGCCTTGCTGGTTGGTGATGTGGCCAGACCCGATCTCCTGGGTGGAACGGAAGAAGCGGCTCATCACGCGGAGGTCATGTGCAAAATGCTCCAGGAAAAAATTCTTCCGCTTCCGGACTACGTGGAAGTCTATCCGACGCATGTGAGCGGCTCTCTGTGTGGGGGGAATATCGGGAGCCGGTTGTCC
Above is a window of Candidatus Nitrospira neomarina DNA encoding:
- a CDS encoding halocarboxylic acid dehydrogenase DehI family protein — protein: MKNHPIPEEEAEKELDSIFHEIKQVFRVSGVNLNFRTWATYPNFFPVLWESIRPVAETRLFEESSNQIRALAARLAEKLPRLDAAASVGLGESQSFQIQAALDLYHYINPKLLVISSVVEYACQHPTMPGFQSQRPDHELVPRGIPLRMYPMEMIDETPDDATLRRTFRDIQRTLGLPGINSDYRTLALWPEYLCSVWHRLKPVITHPLYLETALTLREAAQQMASHVLPRLTVSEDQLRILGRKRTHFLETTAHFTQLLPPLIINIVLISLDWRSRQDLEGSPFPIEFSSPVLEPST
- a CDS encoding alpha/beta fold hydrolase; translated protein: MTWREFQRLQNVSRVNDRFVSYVEAGDGPPVILIHGIPVWGYLWHGIYSELARTRRVLIPDLLGFGFSDKADCFDRSIACQAHMITAWMTQLGIPRATIIGHDIGGGVALRMATLFPARVEALIVMNTVCYDSWPIELMLQFGHPEAHRKLSASLAVRLLRQALKRGFASSLNRNILEGLLAPYTTETGKLSLIRNAAALNTNLTTEITHLLSGIRIPTLVLWGVKDRFQPIHYGERLVNDIHESRLIRVKDARHFLMWDQPDIVTKHLLDFFDRTVPSRPLMV
- a CDS encoding PfkB family carbohydrate kinase, with protein sequence MLIGPSGNRGIGHVGSNSLQEIALHPLRAMGVDVSTIRSIKNQATGVSVIIVPPNGRKGMMLAPNANGIWSKEDEELVRYAIQSAPPGSVLSVDLEVPLSIVKQVVRQSEECGMPIVLDPSPAERLDEELLEADCYLTPNQSEAQRLTNIPIDTHDQALEAAKRLMKHGKRSLRKTGNRGMRDSHKGRSVCHLRSRGRGGGYHRSGRCICGSIQCGDSGTSTP